The Candidatus Methylomirabilota bacterium genome includes a region encoding these proteins:
- a CDS encoding ABC transporter substrate-binding protein, with protein sequence MARLLAVAALALLTAASAPAAAQDQPRMGGVLKAGLIGEAPTLDLHATTAVITQQITWHMYEMLYTYDKNLTPVPMLAEGHVIGDNGRRYTISLRKGVRFHNGKEMTSADVVPSLQHWAKLSTTGKAVWKNVEAIEGKDPYTVVIYLKEPSGSLLFGLGSPNNGGAIYPKEVLAAAGDAPVKEYIGTGPYRFVEHKPDRHVKLARFKEYSARSEAPNGYGGKRTAYIDEIYFIPVPEASVRLAGSETGEYHFAQQLRQDQFDRVKGQPALEPQIAKPYGWITAVPNHKDGLMANRKVRQAFQAALEMEPILAAAIGNKAFYRLDGALFYPEQGLMHSQTGVTGYNQKNKAKARQLLKEAGYTGQPVRWITTKEYEWMYNTALVASQQMEDAGFKVDLQVVDWATLVQRRGKPELYDIFSTGFSLNPDPAIATSIQCNWPGWWCHEEKEKLLADLARETDPKKRRVIIEKIQAIFYEDVGRIKFGDYFQLDVTRKEVRGFKPGPYLYFWNVWLAK encoded by the coding sequence CAGGATCAGCCGCGCATGGGCGGCGTGCTCAAAGCCGGCCTCATCGGCGAGGCGCCCACGCTCGACCTCCACGCGACGACGGCCGTGATCACCCAGCAGATCACCTGGCACATGTACGAGATGCTCTACACTTACGACAAGAACCTGACCCCCGTCCCCATGCTCGCCGAGGGGCACGTGATCGGCGACAACGGACGACGCTACACGATCTCGCTGCGCAAAGGTGTTCGGTTCCACAACGGCAAGGAGATGACCTCGGCCGACGTGGTGCCCTCGCTCCAGCACTGGGCCAAGCTCTCGACCACGGGCAAGGCGGTGTGGAAGAACGTGGAGGCGATCGAGGGCAAGGATCCGTACACGGTGGTGATCTATCTCAAGGAGCCCTCTGGCTCGCTGCTCTTCGGGCTCGGCTCGCCGAACAACGGCGGCGCGATCTATCCCAAGGAGGTGCTGGCCGCGGCCGGGGACGCCCCCGTCAAGGAGTATATCGGCACCGGCCCCTACCGCTTCGTCGAGCACAAGCCCGACCGGCACGTCAAGCTCGCGCGCTTCAAGGAATACTCCGCGCGCTCCGAGGCGCCCAATGGCTACGGCGGCAAGCGCACGGCGTACATCGACGAGATCTATTTCATTCCGGTGCCCGAGGCCTCCGTGCGGCTGGCCGGTTCCGAGACCGGCGAGTACCACTTCGCCCAGCAGCTCCGGCAGGATCAGTTCGATCGCGTCAAGGGTCAGCCCGCCCTCGAGCCGCAAATCGCCAAGCCCTATGGGTGGATCACCGCCGTGCCCAACCACAAGGACGGCCTGATGGCCAACCGGAAGGTCCGCCAGGCCTTCCAGGCTGCCCTCGAGATGGAGCCGATCCTCGCCGCGGCCATCGGCAACAAGGCCTTCTACCGGCTCGACGGCGCGCTCTTCTACCCCGAGCAAGGGCTGATGCACTCGCAGACGGGCGTGACGGGCTACAACCAGAAGAACAAGGCCAAGGCGCGGCAGCTCTTGAAGGAGGCGGGCTACACGGGCCAGCCCGTACGCTGGATCACGACGAAGGAGTACGAGTGGATGTACAACACCGCGCTGGTAGCCTCGCAGCAGATGGAGGACGCGGGCTTCAAGGTCGATCTCCAGGTGGTGGACTGGGCCACCCTCGTCCAGCGACGCGGCAAGCCGGAGCTCTACGACATCTTCTCGACGGGATTCTCGCTCAATCCCGATCCCGCCATCGCCACGAGCATCCAGTGCAACTGGCCCGGCTGGTGGTGCCACGAGGAGAAGGAGAAGCTCCTCGCCGACCTGGCCCGCGAGACCGATCCCAAGAAGCGCCGCGTTATCATCGAGAAGATCCAGGCCATCTTCTACGAGGACGTGGGGCGCATCAAGTTCGGCGACTACTTTCAGCTCGACGTGACGCGCAAGGAGGTGCGCGGCTTCAAGCCCGGCCCGTACCTCTATTTCTGGAACGTCTGGCTCGCCAAGTAA